The nucleotide sequence CACAAGCCGCGAAGGCACTCAGCATCAGCCGCACGACCCTCTACACGCTGATCAACGTCGGCGCTCTGCGTCCTGTGCACATCGGACGAAGCTGCCGGTTGTCCCGAGCTGAGCTCCAGCGCTACGTCGATCGCCTCGAGACTTCCGCTTGACCGGCAGCTGCCGCCGGCGGCACTGGCTCCCACGGGCCACGAACCCCCTCGGCGAGGGCCAGGAGCCAACCCGGCAGGGGCGACTTCGACCGTAGGGGCGAGAAGCAGTGGGCAAGCGAGCGAACGGCGAAGGGTCGGTCTTCAAGCGAGCCGACGGAAGGTGGTCCGCCGAGCTCAGCTACCGCGACGAGCACGGAATCAGCAAGCGCCGCACGGTCTACGGCGCGACGCAGGCCGAAGTGCTGACGAAGCAGAAGGCGTTGCGCGAACGACTCGACGCCGGTGCCCCGGTCAAGGACACGGCGATGACGCTCGCCGCGTGGTTGGACGACTGGATAGCCAGCAGCCTACCGGCGAGTGACCGCAAGCAGGCCACCATCGACCTGTACAGCACCGTCGCGCGCAAACACCTGGCGTCAGCTCTCGGCGGACGACGCCTGAACCGGATCCGACCATCGGACGTGGAAGCTCTCATCGTGGCCAAGCGCGCCGCAGGCCTGGCGCCATCGACCGTCCGCACGATCTACACCGTCCTACGCGCCGCACTCGACATCGCAGTACGCGACGGCCTTCTTCGGCAGAACCCGGTTGCCGCTGTCCGCCGCCCGACCGTTGAGCGGAAGGACGCCGCCTACCTCACCGTGGCCGACGCCCATCGCCTTCTCGAGTCGATGCGAGGTGAACGGCTGGCCCCACTGTTCCGGCTGATGCTGGCGACCGGGCTCCGCCGTGGTGAAGCACTCGGTCTGCACTGGTCCGATGTCGACCTCGACGGTGGCACTCTCCGCGTGCGCTGGACGCTGACCCGAACGTCGAAGGGTCTCCAGCTCGGCGAGCCGAAGACCGAGAAGTCGCGCCGGACGGTCCCGCTCCCCCGCTCGGCGATCGAGCTCCTTCGCGCACACCGTCAGCAGCAGGCCGCAGAACAGCTCGCGGCCAGGGACGTCTGGCACGGCAGCGACTTGGTCTTCACCACCGAGGCCGGAACACCCCTGGAGCCACGCAACGTCCTCAGGCGGTTCGAAACCCTCGCCCAACGCGCCGGTCTCCGCGATGTCCACCTGCACACGCTGCGGCACTCGACCGCGAGCTTCCTGCTGGCGGCCGGCACGCACACGAAGGTCGTGCAGGAGCACCTGGGCCACTCGTCCTACGCCATCACCGCGGACATCTACAGCCACGTGGCACCGGCCCAGCGACGAGAGGCCGCCGACCGCCTCGACGAAGCGCTCGAGTGGTGAGCGTTGCTGTCCCGGTCCGCGTTGTTGTGTCGGCCGCCTCACGCACGCACGAACCAGATTGAAGCGCTCAGCGCACGAACCGCTCCCGAGTCACCTCGTACGACCGACGACTGACGCGAGCAGTCCTGGACCTCCGAGCAGATGGGGACACGCGGGACGCGTCGTTGCTGCCCCCCACTGACTCGACTGCGCCACTCACCGTGATGAGCAAGCACACCAGCCCGCCGTCACCGTGCGAATGGACACGCGCACACCCAGCAGTCAGCCGTCGTCCGGCTGTACGGACCGGGTTCACCGGACGGGTCCGTCCGCTTCACCTCGGCTTGCCAGCGTCGCGGATGCCGCCGGTCACCGGCGGGCAGGCCCACCGTCCACTGGGAGAGTCATGCAGCAGACACATGCCTCCGGATCGCGCCGCTGGCCGCTGGCCATCGCGGTCGGCGCACTGTCAGCGACAGTCGCGTTCACCGTCGGCGGGGTCAGCACTGCGGCCGCCGGCGACGA is from Modestobacter marinus and encodes:
- a CDS encoding helix-turn-helix domain-containing protein produces the protein MAEPQLLRDVLAEDPLLLTAAQAAKALSISRTTLYTLINVGALRPVHIGRSCRLSRAELQRYVDRLETSA
- a CDS encoding tyrosine-type recombinase/integrase, with the protein product MGKRANGEGSVFKRADGRWSAELSYRDEHGISKRRTVYGATQAEVLTKQKALRERLDAGAPVKDTAMTLAAWLDDWIASSLPASDRKQATIDLYSTVARKHLASALGGRRLNRIRPSDVEALIVAKRAAGLAPSTVRTIYTVLRAALDIAVRDGLLRQNPVAAVRRPTVERKDAAYLTVADAHRLLESMRGERLAPLFRLMLATGLRRGEALGLHWSDVDLDGGTLRVRWTLTRTSKGLQLGEPKTEKSRRTVPLPRSAIELLRAHRQQQAAEQLAARDVWHGSDLVFTTEAGTPLEPRNVLRRFETLAQRAGLRDVHLHTLRHSTASFLLAAGTHTKVVQEHLGHSSYAITADIYSHVAPAQRREAADRLDEALEW